One window of Jannaschia sp. CCS1 genomic DNA carries:
- a CDS encoding bifunctional metallophosphatase/5'-nucleotidase, translated as MLARILGSTAMMAGLAVAAPAAADTTLHLLHINDLHSRILPINRFDSTCGAEDDAAGECFGGVARVATAINTLRGELEAAGENVLVLDAGDQFQGSLMYTTYKGDVEAEFMEAIGFDVMAVGNHEFDDGPENLARFAEMTSFPIISGNLDLSQSNILSDEMIPDHVVLDVNGTQVGVISALAVDTAETSSPGPSIIFQDEIDALQADVDALTEQGVNIIIALTHVGLPQDIRIAEAVTGIDVIVGGHSHTYLSSSDPDRAGAYPTMATNPNGDFVPIVQAYAYSKYLGHLEVTFDDDGNVIYSSGDTMVLDASVTPDPEIAIRVAELSGPIEEAMAEVIGETSDVIEGSREVCRAMECAMGNLVADAMLDRVADQGIQVAIQNGGGLRATIDAGEITMGEVFTVLPFQNTLATFQLTGAGIVEALENGVSAVADGAGRFPQVSGMSYAFDLSQEPGSRISDVMVGGEPIDLEATYGVVSNNYMRGGGDGYSSFTTAENAYDFGPGLEQVVADYISAAGTYEPYTDGRITQVE; from the coding sequence ATGCTTGCACGTATTTTAGGCTCGACCGCGATGATGGCGGGCCTTGCTGTCGCCGCACCTGCGGCCGCTGACACAACGCTGCATTTGCTGCACATCAACGATCTGCACAGCCGCATCCTGCCGATCAACCGCTTTGATTCGACCTGTGGCGCGGAAGACGACGCGGCGGGCGAATGCTTCGGTGGCGTGGCGCGGGTGGCCACCGCGATCAACACCCTGCGCGGTGAGCTGGAAGCCGCTGGCGAGAACGTTCTGGTGCTGGATGCCGGTGACCAGTTTCAGGGCTCTCTGATGTACACGACCTACAAGGGCGACGTGGAAGCGGAGTTCATGGAGGCGATTGGCTTTGACGTCATGGCCGTGGGCAACCACGAATTTGATGACGGCCCCGAGAACCTCGCGCGGTTTGCGGAGATGACCAGCTTCCCGATCATCTCGGGCAATCTGGACCTGTCGCAATCCAACATCCTGTCCGACGAAATGATCCCCGATCATGTCGTCCTCGACGTGAATGGCACGCAGGTCGGTGTGATCTCCGCCCTTGCGGTCGACACGGCTGAAACGTCCTCCCCCGGTCCCAGCATCATCTTCCAGGATGAGATTGACGCGCTGCAGGCGGACGTCGATGCGTTGACCGAGCAGGGCGTGAACATCATCATCGCGCTGACCCATGTTGGCCTGCCGCAAGACATTCGCATTGCCGAGGCCGTGACCGGCATCGACGTCATCGTGGGTGGCCATTCGCACACCTATCTGTCGTCGTCCGACCCGGACCGGGCTGGCGCTTATCCGACGATGGCCACCAACCCGAATGGCGACTTCGTGCCTATTGTGCAGGCCTATGCCTATTCCAAATACCTGGGCCATCTGGAGGTGACGTTCGATGACGACGGCAACGTCATTTATTCCAGCGGTGACACGATGGTGCTGGACGCCTCCGTCACGCCTGATCCGGAGATTGCGATCCGGGTGGCCGAGCTGTCAGGCCCAATTGAAGAGGCCATGGCTGAGGTGATCGGCGAGACCTCGGACGTCATCGAAGGTTCGCGGGAGGTCTGCCGGGCGATGGAATGCGCCATGGGCAACCTCGTGGCCGACGCCATGCTGGACCGCGTCGCGGATCAGGGCATCCAGGTCGCGATCCAGAACGGTGGCGGTCTGCGCGCCACCATCGACGCAGGCGAGATCACCATGGGCGAGGTCTTCACCGTCCTGCCGTTCCAGAACACGCTGGCCACGTTCCAGCTGACCGGTGCGGGGATCGTTGAGGCGCTGGAGAATGGGGTGAGTGCTGTGGCCGATGGTGCGGGTCGCTTCCCGCAGGTGTCAGGCATGAGCTACGCGTTTGATCTGAGCCAGGAGCCCGGCAGCCGGATCTCTGACGTGATGGTCGGCGGTGAGCCGATTGATCTGGAAGCCACCTACGGCGTCGTATCCAACAACTACATGCGCGGCGGTGGCGACGGCTATTCCTCCTTCACGACGGCGGAAAATGCCTATGACTTCGGCCCGGGTCTGGAACAGGTCGTGGCCGATTACATCAGCGCGGCGGGCACCTATGAGCCTTATACCGACGGGCGCATCACTCAGGTGGAGTAA
- a CDS encoding DUF952 domain-containing protein has product MRIYKILRAEEWAALEGAGETPGAPIDVADGYVHFSTAAQAAETAAKYFAGVDGLVLAAMDANALGDALKWEVSRGGDKFPHLYGPLRRADVIWHAPLPVKDGAHVFPEGM; this is encoded by the coding sequence ATGCGGATTTACAAGATATTGCGCGCGGAGGAATGGGCCGCGCTGGAGGGCGCCGGGGAAACGCCGGGCGCACCCATCGACGTGGCCGATGGCTACGTGCACTTTTCCACGGCAGCCCAGGCGGCCGAGACGGCGGCGAAGTATTTCGCCGGTGTGGACGGATTGGTATTGGCCGCGATGGACGCCAACGCCTTGGGTGACGCGCTGAAATGGGAGGTCTCGCGCGGTGGCGACAAATTCCCTCACCTATATGGCCCTCTGCGTCGTGCGGACGTGATCTGGCACGCGCCCCTTCCGGTCAAGGACGGTGCCCACGTCTTCCCCGAGGGCATGTGA
- a CDS encoding quinone-dependent dihydroorotate dehydrogenase encodes MLEKLALPLLRRLDPERAHGLALKGVKAGFGPLEGPYTSPRLATRIAGMDLPNPIGLAAGFDKNAEIAGPLQRVGFGFLEVGAATPKPQPGNPKPRLFRLTEDQAAINRFGFNNDGMDAIAARLNGLPREVPIGLNLGANKDSADRVADFARVFQTCAPHIDFATINVSSPNTEKLRDLQGKAALRQIIAQVDAARTDARVALFLKIAPDLTMDELADIAEVALDSPLQGLIATNTTLDRTGLKSRHGQEKGGLSGQPVFEKSTRTLARLYQLTEGKLPLIGVGGVASAEQAYTKIRAGATAVQLYTGLVYGGLSMVTKMVKGVDARLQRDGFASVSDATGTGVSEWT; translated from the coding sequence ATGCTGGAAAAACTGGCCCTGCCCCTTCTACGTCGCCTTGATCCGGAGCGCGCCCATGGGCTTGCGCTGAAGGGGGTGAAGGCAGGGTTCGGGCCGCTGGAAGGACCCTACACCTCCCCCCGTCTGGCCACGCGGATCGCCGGGATGGACCTGCCCAATCCCATCGGGCTGGCGGCAGGATTTGACAAGAACGCAGAGATTGCAGGCCCCTTGCAACGGGTGGGCTTCGGGTTTCTGGAGGTCGGTGCCGCCACCCCAAAGCCGCAGCCCGGCAACCCCAAACCGCGCCTGTTTCGCCTGACCGAGGACCAAGCCGCGATCAATCGCTTTGGCTTCAACAATGACGGAATGGACGCCATCGCCGCGCGCCTGAATGGCCTGCCGCGCGAGGTTCCGATCGGCCTCAACCTGGGCGCCAACAAGGACAGCGCAGACCGCGTCGCCGACTTCGCTCGGGTCTTCCAGACCTGCGCGCCGCATATCGACTTCGCCACAATCAACGTCTCCTCCCCCAACACCGAGAAATTGCGCGATCTGCAAGGCAAAGCGGCACTTCGCCAGATTATCGCGCAGGTGGATGCCGCCCGCACCGATGCGCGAGTGGCGTTGTTTCTGAAGATCGCGCCCGACCTGACGATGGACGAGCTGGCCGATATCGCCGAGGTCGCTTTGGACAGCCCGCTTCAGGGCCTCATCGCCACCAACACAACGCTGGATCGCACCGGCCTCAAAAGCCGCCATGGGCAGGAAAAGGGCGGCCTCTCCGGCCAGCCAGTGTTTGAAAAATCGACCCGCACGCTGGCCCGTCTCTACCAACTGACCGAGGGCAAACTGCCGCTCATCGGCGTCGGCGGCGTCGCCTCGGCCGAGCAGGCCTATACCAAGATCCGCGCGGGCGCGACCGCTGTTCAACTCTATACCGGGCTTGTCTATGGCGGGTTATCGATGGTGACCAAGATGGTCAAAGGGGTTGATGCGCGCCTCCAGCGTGACGGCTTCGCCAGCGTGTCCGACGCCACGGGCACAGGAGTGTCCGAATGGACATGA
- the arsC gene encoding arsenate reductase (glutaredoxin) (This arsenate reductase requires both glutathione and glutaredoxin to convert arsenate to arsenite, after which the efflux transporter formed by ArsA and ArsB can extrude the arsenite from the cell, providing resistance.) — MIPPLTLWHNPRCSKSRAALALLEDAGHAPDIRLYLSVPPTPDEIAALLTRLDITPRALVRRSEALYKDLGLADVDDAALIMAMATHPIMIERPILITPQAAAIGRPPEEILSLL; from the coding sequence ATGATCCCGCCGCTGACCCTTTGGCACAATCCGCGTTGTTCCAAATCCCGTGCCGCACTTGCGCTCCTGGAAGATGCCGGCCATGCGCCCGATATCCGCCTCTACCTCAGCGTGCCTCCAACGCCGGACGAAATTGCCGCGCTTCTCACTCGCCTGGACATCACGCCACGGGCACTCGTGCGGCGCAGCGAGGCGCTCTACAAGGACCTTGGCCTTGCGGACGTTGACGACGCAGCGCTGATCATGGCCATGGCCACCCACCCTATCATGATTGAGCGTCCAATCCTCATCACGCCTCAAGCTGCCGCCATCGGTCGCCCGCCGGAGGAGATCTTGTCCCTTCTCTAA